One Nocardia iowensis DNA window includes the following coding sequences:
- the menE gene encoding o-succinylbenzoate--CoA ligase: MPTGSGAGEVLPHLREALEGTGPAWLPIPTSDRREARRLSDALAPGETINDEVALVVTTSGTTGVPKGAMLSAAALRASGTATHDRLGGPGSWLLALPTHHIAGIQVLLRSILAGTQPTILDVSGGFLPEALAGAVASMRGERRYTALVPTQLIKALDAPVAAAALAELDGVLVGGAATPAPVYERAKAAGIKVVRTYGMSETCGGCVYDGIPLDGTKVRIEDGRVLLGGAMIASGYRGMPDHPAFAEPGWFRTEDAGSFENGRLSVSGRLDEAIMTGGLLVIPQVVEAVLMNHPAIRECVVLGLPDERLGQRVAVVVVPAPGTVPTLDELREYVVAELDSIAAPRELAVVDHIPLRGPGKPDRAELRAHLLAESSR; this comes from the coding sequence ATGCCCACCGGTTCCGGTGCGGGCGAGGTACTTCCCCATCTGCGAGAAGCGTTGGAGGGCACGGGGCCCGCGTGGCTGCCGATCCCGACCAGCGACCGACGCGAGGCCAGACGCCTCAGCGATGCCCTGGCTCCTGGCGAGACGATCAATGACGAGGTCGCGCTGGTGGTGACCACCTCGGGCACCACCGGCGTGCCCAAGGGCGCCATGCTCAGCGCCGCCGCCCTTCGGGCCAGCGGCACCGCGACGCACGACCGGCTCGGCGGACCGGGCAGCTGGCTGCTCGCCCTGCCGACCCACCACATCGCCGGCATTCAGGTGTTGCTGCGCAGCATCCTGGCGGGCACCCAGCCCACCATCCTCGACGTGTCGGGTGGGTTCCTGCCCGAGGCGCTGGCGGGTGCGGTCGCGAGCATGCGCGGCGAGCGCCGCTACACCGCGCTGGTGCCGACGCAACTGATCAAGGCGTTGGACGCACCCGTCGCCGCGGCGGCGCTTGCCGAATTGGACGGCGTGCTCGTCGGCGGTGCGGCCACACCGGCACCGGTCTATGAGCGCGCGAAAGCGGCCGGTATCAAGGTTGTTCGCACCTACGGTATGAGCGAGACCTGTGGCGGATGCGTGTACGACGGCATTCCGCTGGACGGCACCAAGGTACGCATCGAGGACGGCCGGGTGCTGCTCGGCGGCGCGATGATCGCCTCGGGCTACCGCGGCATGCCCGACCATCCCGCCTTCGCCGAGCCCGGCTGGTTCCGCACCGAGGACGCGGGCAGCTTCGAGAACGGCAGGTTGAGCGTCAGCGGCCGGCTCGACGAAGCGATCATGACCGGCGGTCTGCTGGTGATCCCGCAGGTCGTCGAGGCTGTGCTGATGAACCATCCGGCCATCCGCGAATGCGTCGTGCTCGGTCTACCGGACGAGCGCCTCGGTCAGCGGGTCGCGGTCGTCGTCGTACCCGCCCCGGGAACGGTGCCGACCCTCGATGAACTTCGCGAATACGTTGTGGCCGAACTGGATTCCATCGCCGCTCCCCGCGAGCTCGCCGTGGTGGACCATATCCCGCTGCGCGGCCCGGGCAAGCCCGACCGCGCCGAGCTGCGCGCACACCTGCTCGCCGAGTCGAGCCGCTGA
- a CDS encoding ATP-binding cassette domain-containing protein → MTSFAPTAALAVEADGLVKIFGKQRAVDGVSLAVPRGSVYGVLGPNGAGKTTTIKMLATLLRLDGGSARIFGHDVVTEPTAVRSLVGVTGQYASVDEGLSATENLILFSRLLGFSHADARRKAVELLDEFDLLEAATKPLKNFSGGMRRRLDLAASLIATPPLLFLDEPTTGLDPRTRAQMWETIRRLVRDGTTVLLTTQYLDEADQLADRIAVIDHGRVIADGTADELKASVGGSSVHLTLADRVQLDEARRIVSDFLGTDAKITPEAGRLTAPLRDAGMTADLLIRLREWEIAVDEITVSKPSLDEVFLTITGHPAEDNTDNDSERSAA, encoded by the coding sequence ATGACTTCTTTCGCACCCACTGCAGCGCTCGCCGTCGAGGCGGACGGCTTGGTCAAGATCTTCGGAAAACAGCGGGCAGTCGACGGGGTGAGCCTGGCGGTACCGCGGGGTTCGGTGTACGGCGTGCTCGGGCCGAACGGCGCGGGCAAGACCACGACCATCAAGATGCTGGCCACACTGCTTCGCCTGGACGGCGGCAGTGCCCGCATCTTCGGCCACGATGTGGTCACCGAACCGACCGCCGTACGGTCGCTGGTCGGCGTCACCGGGCAGTACGCCTCGGTCGACGAGGGCCTGTCCGCCACCGAGAATCTGATCCTGTTCTCCCGCTTGCTCGGCTTCAGCCATGCCGATGCCCGCCGCAAGGCGGTCGAACTGCTCGACGAGTTCGATCTGCTCGAAGCGGCGACCAAGCCGCTCAAGAACTTCTCCGGCGGCATGCGGCGCAGGCTCGACCTGGCCGCCAGCCTGATCGCGACGCCGCCGCTGCTGTTCCTGGACGAGCCGACCACCGGTCTCGACCCGCGTACCCGGGCCCAGATGTGGGAGACCATCCGCAGGCTGGTCCGGGACGGCACCACCGTGCTGCTCACCACGCAGTACCTCGACGAAGCCGATCAGTTGGCCGACCGCATCGCGGTGATCGACCACGGCCGGGTGATCGCCGACGGCACCGCCGACGAGCTCAAGGCCTCGGTCGGCGGTTCCTCGGTGCACCTGACCCTGGCCGACCGGGTTCAGCTCGACGAGGCGCGACGCATCGTGAGCGACTTCCTCGGCACCGACGCCAAGATCACCCCGGAAGCCGGTCGGCTCACCGCGCCGCTGCGCGACGCCGGGATGACCGCCGATCTGCTGATTCGCCTGCGCGAGTGGGAGATCGCGGTGGACGAGATCACCGTCAGCAAGCCGAGCCTGGACGAGGTCTTCCTCACCATCACCGGCCATCCGGCCGAGGACAACACCGACAACGATTCCGAACGGAGCGCCGCATGA
- a CDS encoding TA system VapC family ribonuclease toxin gives MSRTVDTSILIYASDAGSPVHQQAAALVRELLRGPELTTLFWPVLQSYLRIVTHPSICLSPLPVAVAQQAVDAVLASPSIRVVGEGENFWRCYNQVGGGRGNEVPDAVIVALMLEHGVSTIYTRDRDFRKYSAISVRDPFAG, from the coding sequence ATGTCGCGCACCGTCGACACCAGCATCCTGATCTACGCCTCGGACGCCGGGTCACCGGTCCACCAGCAGGCTGCCGCCCTCGTGCGAGAACTGCTGCGCGGGCCGGAATTGACCACATTGTTCTGGCCCGTGCTGCAGAGCTATCTGCGGATCGTCACCCATCCGTCGATCTGCTTGTCGCCACTACCCGTCGCGGTCGCTCAGCAGGCGGTCGACGCGGTGCTGGCATCGCCGTCGATCCGGGTCGTCGGGGAGGGCGAGAACTTTTGGCGCTGCTACAACCAGGTCGGTGGGGGACGTGGCAATGAGGTGCCCGACGCGGTGATCGTCGCGCTCATGCTCGAACACGGCGTATCGACGATCTATACCCGCGACCGCGACTTCCGGAAATACTCGGCCATCTCGGTCCGCGATCCGTTCGCGGGCTGA
- a CDS encoding antitoxin, translated as MRTTIDIDAVVLEQLRRRSKREGKTLGQLVSELLARELAREEPPVADIAWPSANIGLRVDIEDKHALYAALDADG; from the coding sequence ATGCGCACGACGATCGACATCGACGCAGTCGTCTTGGAACAGCTTCGGCGTCGGTCCAAACGGGAGGGGAAGACATTGGGGCAATTGGTTTCCGAACTGCTCGCCCGTGAGCTCGCCAGGGAAGAGCCTCCGGTCGCCGATATCGCTTGGCCGAGCGCGAACATCGGGCTGCGGGTCGATATCGAGGACAAGCACGCGCTGTACGCGGCCCTGGACGCGGATGGCTGA